The Salvelinus namaycush isolate Seneca chromosome 37, SaNama_1.0, whole genome shotgun sequence sequence GTCGCTCACAACAAACATCTAACAATTGGATGACTGTTAGTACAGTGTGATTGTCATACCTTAAGACAGACTCCACAAAGACCCTCAGAGCCTTGATGTGAATCCATGCGATGAAGGCCTCACTGAAGTTCACTTTCAGCCATCGCACCAGTGGCCCCTGACAGAGGGAAAATAACACTTAGGGTTAGAGGCTCCATCCACCCCACTGTGTAGCTAGCACTGTCCAATAGTTTCACCCACCCAACCCATCCCAGAATGGTTGCAGGGATGTCCGAACACTAAGTGTACTTGTAATGAAACATTTCTTTATAGTGTAACATTTCGGTCACATATACCTTGGTCAGGCATcatattcccagtcatatgaCTTACAAACTGCTTCTTCTTGTCTGTGGAGAGACGTGTCATCTCCTCTTTGTCCGCATTCATCTCCTGCTCGTTGTACTGGAAGTCCCTGACTGTGTACCTGATAGAAACAGCAAGAGAATTACATACatagaagagtgtgtgtgtgtgtatatttgtgtctTACTTGTTCTCTCTGGCCTTATGTCTGAAGTCATCAATGGCCTTCCTGAATAGGGTGACGCTGAACAGACCACTGTCATGGTCCTCAAACAGCAGGCTGTAATAATGGGACAAACAGAACACAGTCAAACAGGCATGATGGACTCACAATGAAATCACTTCCTGAGCAGAAAATACTAAAAGAGATATGAAAGATATGGATTGAAGAGACTATGTACTGAAGTAGTTATTTTAACATGCATTCACCATGGGCTCTGAATCTCCTATATACTTACTTAGTGGATCGGGGTACCACCATTTCAGACAACGTTTCATAGGTCTTCTGCCAGTCAGCATAACTCGTCCTAGAAGGATCCGGAATTGTTAGACAGCAAACAGGTGTTATAAAAAAAAGTTGAAATATGACACTGTTGTAAACTGGGAAAAAGTTGTACTTACTTTGGTACAACCACCAGCATAGTGATCAGATACTCAGAGTCAATCACAAAGTCCTCCTTCTTGACAATGTCAGCCAGACTCCTGGTCAGCAGGCTCCCCCTACAGACAACATGGTATTGTATGATATATTAATGATAATGTAAACAAATGTTGAAAGAAACAACTGAACAAAGCAAATATGCATTGGAAGACTTTTCCTCAACAACACTGGTTCAAAAATAATTCTCACTGAAGGCATAGATTAGAACAGGGGTAAATATAGTCAGGTCTTCCAGCAAAAAACTTGACTCACGCATTCTTCCTCTCCAGATTCTGCAGGTTCCCTTTCAGGTTGTTGTAGGCAGACGCTCTGGCCTTCAGGTCGTTGTCAATCTGGCTTACTTGCTGTAGAGAGGAAGAGGTCAAGTACTCAGAATACGACCCACGTAAAAACTGTGTACACAGTGTTTAACAACAGATTTACTCAAGAGGTAGTAAAAATACAGTTGATTGATACCATTGAAATATACTATCAAAATCATGACTACATGACAGTTATAAAAAGGGGTCTCCGTCTAGCTAATTATCAAGAGAATCAGATGAGGAGGGTAGGAGAAAGACTTGCCTTGGATATGATATCAGAGATGTTCTTCAGTGACTGCTTGATGGGGTACTTGGCCATGTCCCACTGAAACCGTGTGATGTAGGTCACCAGATCCACTAGAGGGAATCAAGGCATTGTTATTGAGGAAAGGACTGGTTAGAATGACGTTTTTACATTATGATGCATGGCTTTATGGGTAATTGCAAGATACTCTAATCAACCATTTCTAAATGTGCTGGTAATTCCTTAGTATTCAGTATTAACAACAGTTTATAAGGATAATTGCTTAGTCAATCAATGTGCACAGCAGAGGCAGAAGCACACTTCCTGGATTCATTGTTTTTCAGGAGTCCTTTGTATGTGATGATAACTAACTAGCTAATCTCCAATGTCCTCCATTGTTTTAATATGAGTAACTTGTATGAGATGATAatgatagaaatagaatgactaacTTGAATGGGAATGGCtgttctagtaattatatttctgcGATAATAACTGCCTCCATTGTTTTCATACCAGTATCTTGTATGTGATAACTACCTGTATTGTTTTCATATGAGTAACTTGTATATGATGATAAGTACCTCCGTTGGCCAGCAGGTTCTCCTGGACTTTGTCTCGGCTGTCCTCCAAAACATCAGCCATGTACTGAgacaccttcttcaccacactgtaaACAGCCAGGAGACATTCACACAATCAGGCTGCAGTCAGCAAGCCCTCACATCAAAATGGGATTATAAAcctggtggttcgagccctgaatgctgattggatgacagccatggtatatcagaccgtataccacgggtatgacaaaacagttatttttactgctctaattacattgataaacaatttataatagcaataaggcacctcgggggtttgtgatatatggccaatataccatggctaagggctatatccaggcactccgtgttgcgtcgtgcataagaacagcccttagccgtggtatattggctatataccacacctcctcgggccttattgcttaaatataccatgcTTTCATATAGCACTCTGCTCAAAACATCAAAGTCTAAGCAGACTGTAATTGGTCAGGGTATGAgtgtttatatacagtgggggaaaaaagtatttagtcagccaccaattgtgcaagttctcccacttaaaaagatgagaggcctgtaattttcatcataggtacacttcaactatgacagacaaaatgagaaaagaaaatccagaaaatcacattgtaggatttttaatgaatttatttgcaaattatggtggaaaataagtatttggtcacctacaaacaagcaagatttctggctctcacagacctgtaacttcttctttaagaggctcctctgtcctccactcgt is a genomic window containing:
- the LOC120030876 gene encoding V-type proton ATPase subunit C 1-A; amino-acid sequence: MTEFWLISAPGEKTCQQTWDQMMVATTRNNNLSTNNKFNIPDLKVGTLDVLVGLSDDLAKLDSFIEGVVKKVSQYMADVLEDSRDKVQENLLANGVDLVTYITRFQWDMAKYPIKQSLKNISDIISKQVSQIDNDLKARASAYNNLKGNLQNLERKNAGSLLTRSLADIVKKEDFVIDSEYLITMLVVVPKTSYADWQKTYETLSEMVVPRSTNLLFEDHDSGLFSVTLFRKAIDDFRHKARENKYTVRDFQYNEQEMNADKEEMTRLSTDKKKQFGPLVRWLKVNFSEAFIAWIHIKALRVFVESVLRYGLPVNFQAMLLQPNKKNMKKLREVLNDLYKHLDSSAAAVIDSAMDIPGLNLSQQEYYPYVYYKIDCNLLDFK